The nucleotide sequence AGGCCGCCACGGTGCTGCTGGTCGACGACCTCGTGAACGACGCCATCGTGCAGGCCTATGCGCGGCCCGATGCGCGCATCGTGCACGTGGGCAAGCGCGGCGGCTGCAAGAGCACGCCGCAGGCCTTCATCGAGCGGCTGATGATCACCGCGGTGCGCGAGGGCGAGACGGTGGTGCGGCTCAAGGGCGGCGATCCCTTCATCTTCGGCCGCGGCGGCGAGGAGGTCGAGCACCTGCGCGAGGCCGGCATCGAATGCGCGGTGGTCAACGGCATCACGGCCGGCCTCGCGGCCGTCACCGCGCTGGGCGTGCCGCTCACGCACCGCGACCATGCACAGGGCGTGGTGTTCGTCACCGGCCATGCCAAGACGGGCGCCGGCGCCGCCGACGACCCGACCGACTGGCGCGCGCTGGCCGCGACCGCGCACGGCGCGCGGCTCACGCTGGTGATCTACATGGGCGTGTCGGGCGCGGCCCACATCGAGCGCGAGCTGCTGCACGGCCTGCCGGCCAGCACGCCGGTGGCCGTGATCCAGCATGCGAGCCTGCCGCAGCAACGCCACGTCGCGGCCACGCTGGGCCGGCTGCAGCGCGCCATCGCCGAGGCCGGCCTCGCGAGCCCGGCGGTGATCGTGGTGGGCGACGTGCTGCGCGGCCTGGCCGCCGCCGGCCTGCCCGCGGACGCGGACCGCTTCGGCACCTGATCTCCGCACGCGCCGTGCGCGCCGTGCGCGCCGTACGCCCTAAGGCGTAGAGGCGGCGCAGCGCGGCGGCCGCGGGCATGGATCGTGCTCGGCCACGGGCAATGAATGCCGTCGCCACGCCCGTCCCCGCCGCCATCGAGATCGTCGCGCTGAGCAAGCGCTACGCCCCGGGCACCCCGGCCGCCGTCGACCGGATCGACCTGCGCATCGCCAGCGGCAGCTACTGCTGCCTGCTCGGCCCCTCGGGCTGCGGCAAGAGCACCACGCTGCGCATGATCGCGGGCCACGAGTCGGTGACCAGCGGCGACATCCTGCTCGACAACCGCAACATCACCGACCTGCCGGCCGCCGCGCGCGGCACGGCGATGATGTTCCAGAGCTTCGCGCTGTTCCCGCACCTGTCGGCCACCGACAACGTGGCCTTCAGCCTCAA is from Variovorax paradoxus and encodes:
- the cobA gene encoding uroporphyrinogen-III C-methyltransferase, which produces MTTNAPTPSLIAGRCTLVGAGPGDPELLTVKAVKAIQAATVLLVDDLVNDAIVQAYARPDARIVHVGKRGGCKSTPQAFIERLMITAVREGETVVRLKGGDPFIFGRGGEEVEHLREAGIECAVVNGITAGLAAVTALGVPLTHRDHAQGVVFVTGHAKTGAGAADDPTDWRALAATAHGARLTLVIYMGVSGAAHIERELLHGLPASTPVAVIQHASLPQQRHVAATLGRLQRAIAEAGLASPAVIVVGDVLRGLAAAGLPADADRFGT